The nucleotide sequence CGTGTGACGGTGCTGaagaactccctaactaactTGGGGTAAGTGGGGACGGAGAGAGTACAAAGAAAATGGAGATATGAAACCTCAAATGATCCCCTAGGGCAAAACCCGAACGGGAGAGGAAGTGAAAATCAACACACCTCCCGGTCGTGACTGCCCTTCCAGCACATGAGCACGAGGGAGCCGGTCTCGGAGGGGAAGGAGCCTCGGGTTCCGAAGGAGCCGGCTCATTCCGACTCTTTGACCGTCTCTCAGCGTCAATGCACATGCTAGGGCGCTTCCTGCGGGAAGCGAGTGCTTTCTTTGGGGGCATGACAGTGACAAAACGAAGAGAAGGAGACGAGGAACTTACGATTTCGACGTAGGAGAGACAGGGGAGACGGGAGACAGAATAGGATGATTTTGGGAagatgaaagaaaataagaaagggACGGCTCGACTAGGTCATATACCGATTTTCCGTTCCCCAGTCGACTCCTAcaatagctcgagtcgactccagatcgagtcgactccgagtattgcttcgagtcgactcgggcacagacgacccaaaaaaaataaaagcaattccaaacaaaagaaaaaggggccAAACAGAGTCCATAGACTTCTCATGATCTTCAataaactctttgcaaagacaattgttagtagcaccgaaaataatatcatttacataaatctgtactattaACATATCTttgcttttttttcaaaaacaaggttgtatcaacattccctttagaaaattcatgatctaatagaaatttgctaagtctttcataccatgctctaggggtttgttttagaccataaagtgctttatttaatttgtaaacatggttagggtattgatgattttcaaaatcaggaggctgttctacataaacctcctcattaatatacccatttaagaaagcactctttacatccatttgaaataattggaaatctttaaaacatgcaaatgctagtaacaatctaattgcctcaagtctagccacgagcaaaggtctcatcaaaatctataccttcttcttcattatagccctttgctactagtctagccttcttcctaatcacaactccatttttatcaagcttatttttgtatactcatttagttccaattattgagtattcagaggatctttcaactaagttccatacattgtttcttgtaaattggttaagttcctcttgcatagtatttatccaatttacatcattttcagcttctttaatatttttaggttctaaatgtgatacaaatgcaagatgattatttaagttcctaagagaagctctagttctaacaggttgagatggatcatctaagattaactctttagggtgaccATAAGTATACTTCCAAGCCCTTGTAAGCTCATGAtcagcaattacctcttggcttgttgaagtctcttcaatttgcttcggttcatcctcttgcaaggtcatgtgatccatcttttcttcaagtgtccctgcatcatcatcaaaagctactttcttgctagaggaagcatcattagtctcatcaaaaacaacatgaatagattcttcaacaacaagagttcttttgttgaagattttatatgccctacttgatgtagagtatcccaaaaagatatcctcatcagatttggaatcaaatttgcctaagttatctttaccattattatgaatgtaacacctacaaccaaaaacatgaaagtagtttactttgggtttTCTATCTCTATAAAGTTCATAAGgcgttttctttataataggtctcaacagaactctatttagaatataacatgatgtgttaacagcttcagcccaaaaatactttggaagatcactttcacacaacatggttctagccatttcttatagggttttattctttctttctaccactccattttgttgtggagtcctaggtgcagaaaaattatgagttatgccctttttactacaaaatttttcaaagagaaggttttcaaattctgttccatgatcactcctaatagctataactgaagtattttttacattagttactttcttatggaatttcttaaacgatgaaaatgcttcatctttatgagctaaaaacatgacccatgtgaaTGTAGAGTAATTATCTACTATCACAAGACCATACttctttccaccaagacttgtggtccTGGTTGGTCCAAAGaggtccatgtgaagtagctcaagagGTCTAGTAGTAGAAACACAGTTTATAGACTTAAcagaacttctagattgtttgccaaattgacatgctctaCAACTTTTATCTTTCTtgaatttcagctttggcaaaccaatcacagaatctcttttaattaatttagacagtGTATCCATGCTTGTATGACCtaatctacgatgccataaccaacttgcctcaTTGACCTTAGCatcattagctactaagcagTGGCTATTTTTAacaagatcatcaagatctactaaataaacattgccacgtcttagtcctttgaaaactaTGCTATTATCAATTGGATTGGTTATGATGGATAAAGATgacttaaacaaaacatcaaaacctctatcacataattgacctTGATTAGTTTCCAAAGGTCACCACACCTCCTTTCTTAGGTtatagggtgaagaattgcccattgtcacctgtcatgtgtcttgagcagccactatccaaataccaacactgtttattgagcttggccACAAGACACTCCTAGACAAGGAAATCATAcggtcttaggtacccaagttttcttgggtctttCAAGGTTAGCTAAGTTAGTTCCTTTTGGTACCCAAACCTTGTTAATCTTCTTTTTAGTTTCTGTTTTTCTATAGTTGCatatattagctttatgtcaTACTCTACCACAACAAAAACATGTTACATCTTTAGCTTTATTTTCACCGActtttacaaagaagtttttaagGAATTTCTGTTTGTTCTTAGCCTTATACACTAAgccggctctattaaacacaattattaagaatcatttctagtttttcagaactataagtaaacttctcaacaataggtttatatttttcaagttcttttgttaagttcagtttttctatttttagtaggTTTAGATCTTTCGTAAAGTTATCTTTTAAGGTTTGATTGGTATTTTTTAAAACAGAGATTTCCTTTGTtaatccttccttttctttaattaaggtttCTGTTTTTAGTTTTAGTATTTTATTGTTAGTTTCAAGCTCTAGGTTTTCCTTAGTTAGATTTTCTTTGTTCTTAGCTAGCTTTTCTGTCTTATACATGTGGGTTTGATTAGAtagcttcaattctttgtttcTAATGGTTAGTGCTCTACATTCATCCATTaactcattaaaagcatcatataattcttcaaaagtaaaatctaaatggttTTCAGTACTTACCTCATCCTCATTGGCCATAAGGCAAaagttggccttctcttcttgttcttcttctgatGGTGAGTTGTCGGAATCTATCCAAGTAGTGAAGAGAACTTTCTCCTTCTTGAATCTACTATTACAAAACTCATCCTCGTTGGCCTTAAGGCAGaggttggccttctcttcttattcttcttctgaTGGTGAGTTGTCGGAATCTGTCCAAGTAGTGAAgaggactttcttcttcttgaatcTACCCCCCTTTTTTAATGTGGGGCAGTCGGCTCTGAAATGATctggcttcttgcactcatagcacccgatTCCCTCACCTTTCTTCTCCTTACCCTTGTCCTTGTGGAAGGAGTTTGAAGGGAACCTTTTCTTGTGGAAGGTTTTCTTTCTATTGATaaactttctgaattttctcacaagaagtgcctcttcttcatcctcctcattgtcttcttcttcactactgctactgcaagaaagatctttgttagaggaagtagacttgagggtaattacttttttttatgagaggattcttctttgctgtgttgtttcatcgtgagctcatgcgtcattagtgattcaagaagctcctcgagtgacAGGGTGTTCAAgtcctttgtttcttgaatcgccgtgactttggcttcccatgacctagGTAACAAGCGAAGAACCTTCctaacaaggtcactgttagaaTAACTTTTactaaggctttttaggccattgacaatatcagtaaatctggtgaacatgcaagtgatggtttcattagattccattttaaatagttcgtatttatgaactagcatgttgattttagattctttgacttgatttgtgccctcgtgggtcacttcaagtctatcccatatttctctTGCAGAAATATAAGTAaagatcctattgaattcatttgggTCTAAAGCACAATATAGTACGTTCATTGCCTTAGCATTAAGTTGTGCTTTTCTTCTATCAaattcatcccaatctttttcaagcttgcgAATGGACACATTATCTACCGTGTGTGTTGGAATGTGTGGTCCATTTACTATGATGCTCCatacatcatagtcttgggcttggatgaagattctcatcctagcctttcaataggtataatttgtactATTGAATAATggtggcctattggtggattgttcTTGACtaagggaagatccaaatggggttgtcatcttaatcttttactctttttaaagattggaacaccaatcgatatgagagcacctgccctgataccaattgttgcccaaggagacaacccaagagggagagtgaattgggttttaattaattattgatcaattaaaaataaagtgagtgattaactaaatctattgcaagtggattagttagatcactagatgcaatgaatgaagagagagaaagagacaaagaCCAATACAAATATtgagaggtttatagtggttcggagccaacacttgctcctacatccactttccaagccgcatttgggagttcactataatccctaggattacagccggttgttttccaagctaacaaccaaacttgttattttcatgagatcacaacgaactcggtcggttttgacaggctcaccgatTAGAACCaaacgattgtttttccgaggttacaatcaaacccagttggtttttttcggttcaccaaccacaaccttacaccgttggttttaaccttggctcaccaacaaacctaactagctttgattcaatcccttgattgaatcaagaagTAAAGCAAGAGTTTAAGTTTATAACaataaagcttctaaaaagcaaattTAGGGCAATATAAACAAAGAGGAGTTAGAAACCCTCAAACAGGTTTGAGTTGTTGATGTGGGGTTTCTCGATTTTTGAGTCTTCtcttgagtgagccggaggatGAGGAACAGTCGGTAGAGCTTTTAATGCGAAGGAAGCTTTTTAAtatgagttgaatgcacttctccCTTCTTTTTGCTTGGATTCACTCTACGGATGCTTTTGGTGGTTGAAAACCTttaatgctcaagtggaatgACTCTCTTATTgtttactactgttcactctggctatttaagtgatcacctttgaaaaatagccgttagagactgatttggagccgttctgacccatctgcacaatctgacaatgtattcgttgggatcggagtcgactcgcgcgatctggagtcgacttggctgttactggagtcgactcgcactatactggagacgactcggccactgttcaaaatttgaattaaagtgcaatGCCTTgtcctggagtcggctcggaccaaactggagtcgactcgccgacaactggagatgactcgggcacctaggagtcggctcgttctcaaGAATACAGAGAAcccattttctgattttcttcctcgagtcgattcGGGTtagcttggagtcgactcggctgacttgagaggcgactcgagatcttcgagagacgtctcgctctcagagaccgaaaaattgattctctgtctttttgaactgatctgctttggagtcgactcgggccttgctggagtcgactcgactaacttgggagttGACTCTGGATCcagtggagacgactcgatatCAGGTCTTCAAAAATCAATTCTCTGCCATTTTCACTGTCttcttctgggagtcgactcgggaccatctggagttgactcgccaagcaccggagtcgactcgcaaccttttggagtcgactcgctctcagggtcgaaaatccaacgttctgtctttctgtctgttttcagtggagtcgactcgcaaccttttggagtcgactcgctctcagggtcgaaaatccatcgttctatctttctgtctgttctcagtcggagtcgactcgcagagttccggagtcgactcgagcttgtgccagaaccttgcaagcatgccggagtcgactcacagtgtccaggagtcgactcgtgatgcagactttaGTTTAGACAGAGTTCAATACTTAACCAAAAGACTCTGAACCAAAGCTCAAGGCATTTAGACAGAATTTAATAAAGATTTTCCTGAAACACTAGcttgaattcattagaacaacataaAACATACTCAAGTGCTTTgaactcatcaaaatcaattaggggaatactcaatcactccacagatgtAGCTCTTAAACAGATAAATATTTGTAATGCATCATAAAACCATACTCATACATATAAAAGAATTTTGTGATGGTTGCCTGAAAATGCATTATATGTATTGACCAAGTATGTTTTCTTGTTGTAAATTTAATATTACTTTCCATCTCAAGTAACAGATTAGGATCTTGGAATACTTGAATGATCATGGACATGCTAGCTTGCTGCAAAATGCATCTCTTGACAGTCAGATTCTGTTTGGAAGTTATGGTGTGAAAAGCTTTGGCAACTAAGCATGTTAGTTTTTCTCTTGTAAATGTTTATCGACAATTCTAGGCTGGTAGATGTAAAAAAAGTAAAGTATGCACTCATGGACTCGGATACATGAAAGAGAAGATTGAGGTATCTGCTAAAACGAACTCAGTTCCATAGATGGGTTGATTTAGCCTGGAGCTGTTATAGCTTATTGTAATAAGTAATGGCTTATTCTAAACAACTTGTTCTGATTGGCTTGTTCAACCAATAAAGGACTATGTTGTCACACATTGCAATTtgtgtttcttttctttcattttcccaatcattttgTGTTCTTTTAGTTATAAAATATTGTTCAAATAAGCTACAGCATGGTCGTCATAAAATGATGATATGTAATTTGAACTCGGTAGGTTGTGATTTTGTATTGTATATGGGCTTAGTTTATACACTATCTCATTCATTGAATGCAGTTAAAATTTATTACAACTGAAATATATGAAATGCTAGAACCCGAAAGTATTCCTTTCTTCTCTTAGTTTTTCGAAGTTGATCAAATAGTTCAATCAAGAGTTCAGGGTTCTCTATTTCTTGACATCTTATACCTCCAAAACTCTGGTTGGAACAACAGTTTATTATTTCTGAAGTTTGTTAGCCATTGCTTAGTATTTCCATACTTGGCAATAGCTGAAGCCATACTATTATGTAGTTGAAACACATTTGGATAGCTAATTTAGTAGATTCTGGGAAGCATTGGATTGCATGAGGATTTTGAAGATTCTTGGCTTCTTCGTTACAGGATTAAAGTTCAAAGAATGATGCATAATTTGAATGTAAAATTTCAGCTGTTTTTCATATCCATGTATCTTTTCTAGGACGTGTATTCTGATATTGTGATTGTACCATACACACCCTGTTTATGCGAAGCAATAGTTGACTTAGTGTTATTTATATATGCATTCATGCATACAGAAATACACACCTAATACATATATGCCTTTGTTTCACTTGCTTATAGAATCTTTGTCTATCTTTGTTTAGTTGTGCACCATAAAATATTGTTAAttcttcttgtgtttctatattttcatttaGGTTGGTGATCAAGATGAAAAGCTAGCAGAAGGAATTAAACTTTATGCTATTCCAACAACTGTAACGTCAAAGCGTACAATCCTTAGTGACCTAATAACGGTATGTCTAAAATTGCTAAGATTGACAGTTTGTGCTCATCTCATTCATGTTGCTTACTTGTATGGGTTCAGCTTTATCATATGCTAGATGGGATGGTCATCTTAGTTATGCTTTACTCATGTATTAGGAAtaatcaacttttttttttgatttgattcAATAATTAACTTATTGTGATCTTACTTGGAGATCTGCAGGTTCTctattttcatgtttaatgTTGAGAGATATACTTGGCACTTATTTCTTGATAACCCTCATTTTGAACAGTATTGGGAAGATTCAGGAAATTAGTTTATCACACTATTTGTATAAAACATATTACATTATTAGACTCTAGTAGGTCCTGTCctctttgtctttctttttcattccTTAACCATATGATTTAGCTCCTTTGCTAATTCACTTGCTCCACAAACCTCTGCCAAATACTGCTTATGGATCTATCatgttttgtttagttttaacgGCCCAATCAGCTTATGTAATTGTTAGGCTTCTTAGAAAGTACCCAATTGTTGAGGGAATCCTTCATGGGGGCCATATAGAGTTCCTGGAGAATACATTACCAAAGCAGTCGTTCTCTCTATCACACACGCAGACACATATAGAGAGATGCATGCTCACACTTATACCCTTATGGTCAAGGTTTGCTGTACCGAGTGATAGTTTGTATAGATACTGATTTGCTTCCTGGAACCATTTTGCACAGTTTTTTGTTTGATATTCAGTCATCATGAGAAAAACTGAACTTTCTTTTCTCGCAAGAGgaatatgttttcttttttaactACAGTAATAAATTGCTTCTTACTTTCACAGGTATATGCAAAGGGTGGGAAGACCATTGTTTTCACTCAAACAAAACGCGATGCTGATGAGGTATCCATGGCTTTGACTAATAGTATTGCATCTGAGGCACTTCACGGGGACATATCTCAACATCAGAGGGAGAGAACATTGAGTAGTTTTCGTCAAGGAAAGTTTACCGTGCTTGTTGCGACTGATGTGGCTGCTCGTGGTCTTGACATACCAAATGTTGATCTGGTAGGTTTGCTAAAATAGTCTCAGTTTGTCTGTCTGCCATAGCCGTATCTGTAATATCAATTATATTCTAATGTTGCTAATGAacgattattatttttttcctgtTGAGCTCTGAAAAAAGGTGCAAGCTTGCCAATTCAACATTTTATAGATAGTTTCATTGTGTTTATTCAACTGGtgatttgaaaacctccattagCTGGTCCAGGGTAGCTATGTTATGTGAGCTAATTTTGAGGTTATGCATATCATGTTTTCAGCATTTGGATGtaaattctttccatttgcttgtttaactgcatgttaatatttattttcactTTGACTAGCAGGCTAATTAATTATTGGAGGGCCCAGATCGATCAACTTTTAACACCTTAATGATTTTTTGTCAACCAATGATTGCTTTACTTTGACATTTTAACATTAAGTCATGAGTTTTGTTTAATAAACTCAATACTTTAAGTTTATAAACCGCAGGCATTTAATTATTTTGGATGACAGCCAGGGTCAGCCAATATATATTAAGTCTCCATTCGCATGCTGCCACTTTACCTTTCTCTATAAAAGTATGCTATTAAGTGTTTTAAAATTTGTCTTCGCTTTTGCAGATTATTCATTATGAATTGCCAAATGACCCGGAAACCTTTGTCCATCGTTCTGGTCGTACTGGGCGTGCTGGGAAAGAAGGCACGGCCATCTTGATGTTTACTAGCAGCCAAAGGAAAACTGTTAAATCACTTGAGCGTGATGTCGGATGCAAGTTTGAATTTGTAAGCCCACCACTGATGCAAGAGGTTTTGGAGTCATCAGCGGAGCAAGTTGTTGCAACTCTGCGGGGTGTCCATCCAGAGTCGATACAACACTTCCTTCCAACGGCTCAAAGATTGACAGAAGACCTAGGAACAAACGCTCTTGCTGCTGCATTGGCACATTTGAGTGGATTTTCTCAACCACCTTCATCTCGTTCTCTTATCAGTCATGAGCAGGTAAAAGATAATCATGTTTTGGGTTTTTATAATTTCTCAGATATATCTgtatttctttcaatttatgtGATCTTTGTCACGTTGCAGCATGTTTTTCCATCCTGGTCCAGTTAGCACTAAGTAGACATTCCTACTTTCTTTGTGCATTCTTAACTGGTAAAGTATGTGTTAGAACTGGTTTGACTTGATCCAACTATTGGTTCTTAGAGAATCATCCAGCTCCAAAAACTTATCAGATCAGGCTACAGAACTATACTGTGCACTGTACCATCGTATATGAGCATAATGGAACATGGTGCCTGTATGCCATGTGAATTAGCAATCTATATACTGAATTATCATGCATTTGTCAATTTCGTTATATCTTCATGTTTTCTTGGAAAattttcagcttcagctgtcctATCATTTGCAGGGGTGGGTGACATTACAGTTAACACGTGAACAAGGATACTCAAGAGGGTTCTTTTCTCCAAGATCTGTTACTGGGTTTCTTTCTGATGTTTATCCTGCTGCTGCTGATGAAGTTGGCAAAATTTACTTGATTGCAGATGAAAGGGTTTGTATTATACTGGAGAGCAGTTTACTCCTTTTGCCTTTTCCTGGTTCTGATATTTGCTGTTGGCTTGTCTTCCTCAGTCTCTACTACATAATTGATGAAGCAGATCCAAGCTGATAATTTTTATcatctttctaatttttaatgCATAATTTTCACTAAATCAACAAAATGTGAGCTTCGGTTATGCATAAGTTTGCATGCACTGATCCATTTTGCTGGCAAAGAGATTAGCACTTTAGCAGTAAGTCTTTTCAAATGTTTATTTTTGTGCAAATCATGCCAGTACCCTGCTATTGTGATATCTGTCATCACTGTATTCAATTGGATGTTTCATTATTAACATGGTGCATGAATCCTTTACCATTATGCATGTATAGTGAAATGGCTGTCATCTTGTTTTACCTCTATCTTCTGAGCTCACAGCAGGAACATATTAGTATGTTTTAAAAtctcattaaaatattattttctttcaaattttCATCATCCAATGGTGATGAACTTCATTTGTTTAAGCAATCTCTATTGCCTGTTTATCATATCAGGTTCAAGGAGCAGTTTTTGATTTACCTGAGGAAATTGCGAAAGAATTACTGAATAAGCAGCTACCTCCAGGAAATACCATATCCAAGATCATGAAGGTAGTCTTTTAGCTTTATCCTCCTGTAAGCGGCTTTGCCGGTATCTTTGTTCAAATATTTACACAAAAGGAGTCTATGCCAAGGATTCGTTAATGCCTGTATTGCCTAGAATCCAAAACTGTTATATGTGCATTAAAGTCTTTTACTGAATTTATTTGGCATGGATTAATAGCTATTATAATGGAATAAATAATTGTTCAATAGCTATTACAAGAGAAAATGATGGCTTTATTTTATTGTGTCACTTTTCACAGATTAAGAAATTGTTTTATGAACTGACATAAAGTTCTGAatcaaaaagatattttaatcatATGAAGACTGTAGTTCGTGTTACATAACAGCTGCTATAACAGGATATTGCCTGAATCATAGGAGGTCCGGtttgtttatttgtttgtttgttacCTATTTCCAAAGCCAATATAATTCTGTTATAAAGTTATCACGGCTGTTGTTCAAACCATGATTAGTTCTGAG is from Phoenix dactylifera cultivar Barhee BC4 unplaced genomic scaffold, palm_55x_up_171113_PBpolish2nd_filt_p 001856F, whole genome shotgun sequence and encodes:
- the LOC120109147 gene encoding DEAD-box ATP-dependent RNA helicase 3B, chloroplastic-like; the protein is VGDQDEKLAEGIKLYAIPTTVTSKRTILSDLITVYAKGGKTIVFTQTKRDADEVSMALTNSIASEALHGDISQHQRERTLSSFRQGKFTVLVATDVAARGLDIPNVDLIIHYELPNDPETFVHRSGRTGRAGKEGTAILMFTSSQRKTVKSLERDVGCKFEFVSPPLMQEVLESSAEQVVATLRGVHPESIQHFLPTAQRLTEDLGTNALAAALAHLSGFSQPPSSRSLISHEQGWVTLQLTREQGYSRGFFSPRSVTGFLSDVYPAAADEVGKIYLIADERVQGAVFDLPEEIAKELLNKQLPPGNTISKIMKLPALQDDGPSTDNYGRFSNWDRGSRGGFRERGHRGSRNWGGRGYVSDDGFRRGGRSYRTDNRWSRTGGSDDDWLISGRISGRSSSFGSRDRGFGGACFNCGRTGHRASECPNN